From Selenomonas sp. AB3002, one genomic window encodes:
- a CDS encoding helix-turn-helix transcriptional regulator, with the protein MSIGIRLKSIRKALALNQTDFGARISLSQTTIGQYEKETRPLTERVISQLVSEFHINEEYLRHGTGDMFIDQTPKLVRQLADELSLSDREHHLLLTFLSFPPETRAQVLDFAQEFVAKLHQIEIK; encoded by the coding sequence ATGAGCATAGGAATACGACTAAAGTCTATACGCAAGGCACTTGCCCTTAACCAAACAGATTTCGGGGCCCGCATCAGTCTTAGCCAAACCACCATTGGCCAATACGAAAAAGAAACACGCCCCCTTACGGAGCGTGTCATTTCACAGCTGGTCAGCGAATTTCATATAAATGAAGAATACCTGCGTCATGGAACCGGAGATATGTTCATCGATCAGACGCCAAAGCTCGTCCGGCAGCTGGCTGACGAGCTTTCCCTCTCTGACAGGGAGCATCATCTGCTGCTGACCTTCCTTTCCTTCCCTCCTGAAACCCGTGCACAGGTCCTCGACTTCGCCCAGGAATTTGTAGCTAAACTACATCAAATAGAAATAAAATGA
- a CDS encoding PIN domain-containing protein, producing MRLLLDTNIVLDVFLKRQPFYEASKTIMDLSKFEQFDEYVSASTVTDIYYITSKNIKDAQATRNLLNQMLKTIHISAVTEDDIKNALHLSWKDFEDAVQSAVASSYEMDGIITRNKDDFHQAEINVWSPQEFLDIIAYLMK from the coding sequence ATGAGACTATTGCTTGATACCAATATTGTTCTAGATGTATTCCTCAAACGCCAGCCATTTTACGAGGCCAGCAAAACCATTATGGATTTGTCAAAATTTGAGCAATTCGATGAATACGTCTCTGCCTCAACCGTAACAGATATCTACTACATCACCAGCAAAAACATCAAGGACGCGCAGGCCACCCGCAATCTTCTCAACCAAATGCTCAAAACGATTCATATATCTGCTGTAACGGAAGATGACATAAAAAACGCACTTCACCTGTCATGGAAAGACTTCGAGGACGCAGTCCAATCTGCCGTTGCTTCCTCTTATGAAATGGACGGCATTATCACCCGCAACAAAGATGACTTTCATCAAGCGGAAATCAATGTTTGGAGTCCTCAAGAGTTTCTGGATATCATTGCTTACCTAATGAAATGA
- a CDS encoding bifunctional precorrin-2 dehydrogenase/sirohydrochlorin ferrochelatase translates to MFYPMNLDLTGRRCIVVGGGRVAERKVMGLLQAAGKVTLVAPKLTERLLELAHAGLVDWYELRYMKGMLKDMKPLLVFCATDNRDVNEQAAEEAREVGALVNDVTEPEQTDFTVPSSFRRGDLLVTLSTEGASPGFSRALRRELEQEFPESFGLWLERLKEMRAEMKERLSDSSERQDFWRQALSPGVLALVRSGELEQAEAEIRNAITDVGAES, encoded by the coding sequence TTGTTTTATCCTATGAACCTGGACCTGACGGGCAGGCGCTGCATCGTGGTTGGGGGCGGCAGGGTGGCTGAGCGGAAGGTGATGGGGCTGCTGCAGGCGGCCGGGAAAGTTACCCTGGTGGCCCCGAAGCTTACGGAGCGGCTTTTGGAACTGGCCCATGCAGGACTGGTAGACTGGTATGAGCTTCGGTATATGAAGGGCATGCTGAAGGACATGAAGCCTCTTTTGGTCTTCTGCGCTACGGACAACAGAGACGTAAATGAGCAGGCGGCAGAAGAAGCCAGAGAGGTGGGGGCGCTGGTCAATGATGTGACCGAGCCTGAGCAGACGGACTTTACCGTGCCTTCCAGTTTCAGGCGGGGTGATTTGCTGGTGACCCTTTCTACGGAGGGAGCCAGCCCCGGTTTTTCCAGAGCCCTGCGGCGGGAGCTTGAGCAGGAGTTCCCGGAGAGCTTTGGACTTTGGCTTGAGCGGCTGAAGGAAATGCGCGCGGAGATGAAGGAGCGCTTGTCTGACAGCAGTGAGCGGCAGGATTTTTGGCGGCAGGCTTTGTCGCCCGGTGTATTGGCTTTAGTGAGAAGTGGGGAACTTGAGCAGGCGGAGGCTGAGATAAGAAATGCAATTACTGATGTTGGGGCTGAATCATAA
- the hemA gene encoding glutamyl-tRNA reductase, with product MQLLMLGLNHKTAPVEVRERFSLAKGAVRQGLMNLSEYDGLQEMVVLSTCNRSEIYAVVDDAASDEVTLKQFLFDLTGNEEDIDEYLYKYVDEECIRHLFLVASSLDSLVLGEGQILSQVKEAYALAREAGTTSTVINTLFHRAIATGKRVRTETRIAYNSVSVSYAAVELARQELGNLEGAGALIFGAGKMAELTAQHLVARGVKKIMVANRHLDKAETLAAEFGGEAVPWDQAMRRAVEADVIVTSTGAPHYVVKPWETQQLMAKRKGRPLFFIDIAVPRDVDPEVADIKGVTLYNIDSLEAVVDEHVEERRREAKAAYAIVEEEAAAIEKRFQYLSFQPIMALLSNRCERIRAREVRRASSKLPELTEAQWRQVEHMSRMIVRKILRMPMMKLTAAAGTEQEEFYIEAMRALFKLDTIGETKSEEKDCYRYAQQ from the coding sequence ATGCAATTACTGATGTTGGGGCTGAATCATAAGACGGCACCTGTGGAGGTGAGGGAGCGTTTTTCCCTTGCCAAGGGCGCAGTGCGTCAGGGTCTCATGAATTTGTCAGAATATGACGGTCTTCAGGAAATGGTGGTGCTTTCCACCTGCAACCGCAGCGAGATCTATGCGGTGGTGGACGATGCTGCCTCTGATGAGGTCACCCTCAAGCAGTTCCTCTTTGACCTCACGGGCAATGAGGAAGATATTGACGAGTATCTTTATAAATATGTGGACGAGGAGTGCATCAGGCATTTGTTCCTGGTGGCTTCCAGCCTTGACTCCCTGGTGTTGGGGGAGGGGCAGATCCTCTCCCAGGTGAAGGAAGCCTATGCCCTTGCCCGGGAGGCCGGCACCACCAGCACTGTCATCAATACCTTGTTCCACCGGGCCATCGCCACGGGCAAGCGGGTGAGGACGGAGACCCGCATTGCTTACAATTCCGTGTCTGTCAGCTATGCAGCTGTGGAGTTGGCCCGTCAGGAACTGGGGAATCTTGAGGGAGCCGGAGCCCTGATTTTCGGTGCAGGCAAGATGGCTGAGCTTACCGCCCAGCATCTGGTGGCCCGTGGGGTGAAGAAAATCATGGTGGCCAACCGCCATCTGGACAAGGCTGAGACTTTGGCCGCGGAGTTTGGCGGGGAAGCAGTTCCCTGGGATCAGGCTATGCGCAGGGCTGTGGAGGCAGATGTGATTGTCACTTCCACCGGCGCGCCCCACTATGTGGTGAAGCCCTGGGAGACCCAGCAGCTTATGGCAAAGAGGAAGGGAAGGCCCCTGTTCTTTATCGATATTGCTGTGCCCCGGGATGTGGACCCTGAGGTGGCGGATATCAAGGGGGTCACCCTTTACAATATAGACTCTCTGGAAGCAGTGGTTGATGAGCATGTGGAGGAGCGCCGCAGGGAGGCCAAGGCCGCCTATGCCATTGTAGAGGAGGAAGCAGCCGCCATCGAGAAGCGGTTCCAATACCTTTCCTTCCAGCCCATTATGGCCCTGCTGTCCAATCGCTGCGAGCGTATCCGCGCCCGTGAGGTGCGCCGGGCCTCCTCCAAGCTGCCGGAGCTGACGGAAGCTCAGTGGCGGCAGGTGGAACACATGAGCCGCATGATAGTGCGCAAGATCCTGCGCATGCCCATGATGAAGCTCACGGCCGCTGCGGGCACTGAGCAGGAGGAATTCTACATT
- a CDS encoding type II secretion system protein GspD yields the protein MGRPLWRFMLGFLLVFSFWSSSVKLVSASPMTIQAAEGSVRSLLLGAARMGGLDLVMDDAVGGTVTLSITAEPEEIIEHIAAAKGLVLLKEQGVYLITLPGRGSRSIHVYTLRHADPRVIARMAKISLEEKGETASTANDKNEGKGKSSQKDPEPKANDAEGLRVMADPATNSVVLYGTPAEARAMEEILKRLDVPARQVSLEAKIVAISKDASRDLGVEWSWQSHRQPLERSWRQRWEQESYIKDPGGSTIRYGIGPGVLGYNVYLDAKIDALVTSGKAKLLSRPNITTLQGHEAVIEIGGEVPVPEQTTANDITTNSIKYRKAGIILRYTPRVNDDGDITASVHTEVSSPLYVEDIKAYRFQTRSADTNVRLKDGETMVIGGLIGSEEAQRLSKIPFLGDLPVLGHFFRHTSRSHTESELLIFLKARILDDKDMIVTDAERIEEEANGNKSIDSR from the coding sequence ATGGGAAGACCATTATGGAGATTCATGCTGGGATTTTTGCTGGTCTTTTCCTTTTGGTCAAGCAGTGTGAAGCTGGTGTCTGCTTCCCCTATGACCATACAGGCTGCCGAGGGCAGTGTCCGCTCCCTGCTGCTGGGGGCGGCCCGCATGGGCGGGCTTGACCTGGTGATGGACGATGCTGTAGGGGGCACGGTTACCTTAAGCATCACTGCCGAGCCGGAGGAAATCATCGAGCATATCGCTGCTGCCAAGGGACTGGTGCTCCTGAAGGAGCAGGGGGTCTACCTCATCACCCTGCCTGGCAGGGGCAGCCGCAGCATTCATGTTTATACCCTGCGCCATGCCGACCCCAGGGTAATTGCCCGCATGGCAAAAATCTCTTTAGAAGAAAAAGGAGAAACGGCAAGTACAGCGAATGATAAAAATGAGGGCAAAGGGAAAAGTAGTCAAAAAGACCCGGAACCTAAGGCAAATGATGCAGAAGGGTTGAGGGTCATGGCAGACCCGGCTACTAATTCTGTCGTGCTTTACGGCACGCCTGCCGAGGCACGGGCCATGGAAGAAATCCTGAAACGCCTTGATGTGCCTGCCAGACAGGTTTCCCTTGAGGCCAAGATCGTGGCTATCTCCAAGGACGCCTCCAGGGATTTGGGGGTGGAATGGAGCTGGCAGTCCCATCGTCAGCCTCTTGAGCGCAGCTGGCGCCAGCGCTGGGAGCAGGAAAGCTATATCAAGGACCCCGGTGGCAGCACCATCCGCTACGGCATAGGACCGGGAGTTTTGGGGTATAATGTTTATCTTGATGCCAAGATAGATGCCCTGGTAACTTCGGGCAAGGCGAAACTATTGTCCCGCCCCAATATCACCACCCTGCAGGGCCATGAAGCGGTGATTGAGATTGGCGGGGAAGTGCCGGTGCCGGAGCAGACCACTGCCAACGATATCACCACCAATTCCATCAAGTACCGCAAGGCAGGCATCATCCTGCGCTACACGCCGCGGGTCAATGATGATGGCGATATCACGGCCTCTGTGCATACGGAGGTCAGCTCCCCATTATACGTGGAGGATATAAAGGCCTACCGCTTCCAGACCCGCAGTGCTGATACCAATGTGCGCCTGAAGGACGGGGAGACCATGGTCATAGGGGGACTCATTGGCAGCGAGGAAGCCCAAAGGCTTTCCAAGATACCTTTCCTGGGGGATTTGCCCGTGTTGGGACATTTTTTCAGGCATACTTCCAGAAGTCATACAGAATCGGAGTTGCTGATTTTCCTCAAAGCCCGTATACTGGATGATAAGGATATGATAGTAACTGATGCAGAAAGAATAGAGGAAGAAGCAAATGGCAATAAGAGTATTGATAGCAGATGA
- a CDS encoding flagellin translates to MAMTVVNNPSANMTLGELNKNVSKLGKQLSKVASGLKIVSAGDGTADYSISERMQAQIRSLRQDIDNTRTGRSMLKVAEGGIQGIVDELREMKQLAINAANDSNTDADRATIQKEFDEKLKQIDDIVATTHYNGKLLLNGEYERWQTAMVIDNGSGNSSGVSTGVVEPSGTPVTLASGNHTITTAGVYVLGAGFSGDITIANGVSGVKIKQANSAQLTDVHIIGPAAGNANLWIEGLNVKNTTDQSWIRFSGRDNVLSIKGRNFFDSTVNSFRNAIINIGAGLTVEGDGSMEMHILNGSGAMIGTDGGERSNANLTINSGTYKLKGEQRLYNGACIGSGGSGSIGDIYINGGVFDISTKGFGANLGSGAYSHSKVGDIVIKNARFTGTRGSGTEGACIGGGMIGIVGNITIEESVIHAESVSVGAGIGGSGSSLAGSSADFRAGDISIRNSIVYSSSISGAGIGSGCYTGAGNITIENMTGFVTSEYGEDIGKGQAGAVGTVTINGYTVIPESDYKPNLREASIDGNPLMIHTGTKANQRINCYIENLGTKALFSVKTDEELAELANVCTRASAQRLLGSLTDPSVDGPLDKAINYALNEMTQVGSYINRLEQTEDTLTISHENTTSSESTIRDADMAKEMMEYTKSNVLTQAAQSMLAQANQNSSSVLSLLQ, encoded by the coding sequence ATGGCTATGACGGTGGTTAATAATCCTTCGGCGAATATGACATTAGGGGAACTTAATAAAAATGTGTCTAAGCTAGGCAAGCAATTATCCAAGGTAGCCAGTGGCCTAAAAATCGTGAGCGCAGGGGACGGAACTGCGGATTACAGTATCTCTGAGAGAATGCAGGCGCAAATAAGGAGCCTGCGGCAGGATATTGATAATACGCGCACAGGACGCTCTATGTTGAAGGTGGCAGAGGGTGGTATTCAGGGGATTGTAGATGAACTGCGAGAAATGAAGCAGCTGGCCATCAATGCGGCTAATGATAGCAATACGGATGCGGACAGGGCTACCATACAGAAAGAATTCGATGAGAAGCTGAAGCAGATTGATGATATTGTGGCGACTACTCACTATAATGGGAAGTTGCTGTTGAACGGTGAATACGAGCGGTGGCAGACGGCTATGGTTATCGATAACGGCAGTGGCAATAGCAGTGGTGTAAGTACGGGGGTAGTGGAACCCAGCGGTACACCCGTTACTCTCGCCAGTGGTAACCATACTATCACCACCGCTGGTGTTTATGTACTAGGGGCGGGCTTTTCTGGTGACATCACTATTGCGAATGGGGTGTCAGGGGTTAAAATCAAGCAGGCTAATTCTGCTCAGCTTACGGATGTGCATATCATAGGACCTGCTGCTGGAAATGCTAATCTGTGGATTGAAGGATTGAATGTCAAAAATACCACTGACCAGTCTTGGATAAGATTCTCTGGCCGTGATAATGTGTTGTCAATCAAGGGGCGCAATTTTTTTGACTCTACAGTAAACAGTTTTAGAAATGCCATTATCAACATTGGCGCTGGACTTACTGTTGAGGGAGACGGCTCTATGGAAATGCACATTCTGAATGGCAGCGGGGCTATGATTGGTACAGATGGTGGTGAGCGTAGCAATGCTAATTTGACTATCAACAGTGGCACATATAAGCTGAAGGGGGAGCAACGTCTTTATAACGGTGCCTGTATTGGATCTGGAGGCAGCGGGAGCATAGGAGATATTTATATAAATGGCGGTGTTTTTGATATTTCAACTAAAGGCTTTGGGGCTAATCTTGGTAGCGGCGCATATTCTCATTCTAAAGTCGGTGATATAGTAATAAAAAATGCCAGATTTACCGGTACTAGGGGTTCCGGTACTGAAGGTGCCTGCATTGGTGGTGGTATGATCGGCATTGTAGGAAATATCACCATTGAAGAGTCTGTAATCCATGCTGAGTCTGTATCTGTTGGAGCTGGGATTGGCGGCAGTGGCAGTAGTTTGGCTGGTTCTTCTGCTGACTTCAGGGCTGGAGATATAAGCATAAGGAATTCTATAGTATATTCTTCCAGTATTTCAGGTGCGGGTATCGGTAGTGGGTGTTACACTGGTGCGGGCAATATAACTATTGAAAACATGACTGGCTTTGTAACTAGTGAGTATGGCGAAGATATTGGCAAAGGTCAGGCGGGAGCAGTTGGTACGGTTACCATCAATGGCTATACGGTAATACCTGAGTCCGATTATAAGCCTAATCTGCGCGAAGCTAGTATTGACGGCAATCCCCTCATGATTCACACTGGCACCAAGGCTAATCAGCGTATCAACTGCTATATCGAAAACCTCGGCACCAAAGCACTGTTCAGCGTCAAGACAGATGAAGAACTGGCAGAATTGGCCAATGTCTGTACCCGTGCTTCAGCCCAACGCCTGTTGGGGAGCCTCACTGATCCCAGCGTTGATGGCCCTCTGGACAAGGCCATTAACTATGCGCTAAACGAAATGACACAGGTAGGCTCCTATATCAATCGCTTGGAGCAGACGGAGGATACCCTCACCATCAGCCATGAGAACACCACCAGTTCCGAGAGTACCATCCGTGATGCGGACATGGCCAAGGAAATGATGGAATACACCAAGAGCAACGTCCTCACCCAGGCAGCCCAGTCCATGCTGGCCCAGGCCAATCAGAATAGCAGCAGCGTCTTGTCGCTGCTGCAATAA
- a CDS encoding ATP-binding protein, which produces MSEARRMLPIGVQSFSGLREDGFVYVDKTSYIYELAHSNKQYFLSRPRRFGKSLFLSTLRAYWEGKKELFEGLAIAELEKGNKDAWQVYPVFYFDFNGQNYQARPLEDVLDSMLCHWEEKYGCEKQGALSDRFQRLLKLAKEETGKGCVVLVDEYDKPLLEVLENDAMEEHNKAVFKGFFGTLKNNDDYLRFVFITGVTKFSKVSIFSDLNQLEDISLDEAYSGICGMTEEEIRAAFQPELLRMAEKNGLTEEACLQKLARMYDGYHFYPGSPGVYNPFSLLNALKKGDFGAYWFGTGTPTFLVRRLKNMHFDVQQFAKHTIYAEAVSITDYRADNPDIVPLLYQTGYLTIVDYDRAAGLYILGFPNKEVEYGLLKSLFPEYVPDAVPGSGKDIYTLRLRLLEGDTESIRDILTALFAGIPYTTNDAPFEHYFQSVLYILFTLLGQFVQCEVRSSKGRADCILETEKFVYIFEFKVDKSAAEALQQIEEQGYALPYKADKRQVFKIGVGFDSKERCLAEWEIVR; this is translated from the coding sequence ATGAGTGAAGCTAGAAGGATGCTTCCCATCGGAGTGCAAAGTTTTTCCGGACTTAGGGAAGATGGTTTTGTCTATGTGGACAAGACAAGCTATATATATGAGCTGGCTCACAGCAACAAGCAGTATTTCCTAAGCCGTCCCAGGCGTTTCGGCAAGAGCCTGTTTCTTTCTACCCTGCGGGCTTATTGGGAGGGGAAAAAGGAGCTTTTTGAGGGACTGGCTATTGCAGAGTTGGAAAAGGGAAATAAGGATGCCTGGCAGGTGTATCCTGTGTTCTATTTTGATTTCAACGGGCAGAATTATCAGGCCAGACCCTTGGAAGATGTGCTGGACAGTATGCTTTGCCACTGGGAAGAGAAATACGGCTGTGAGAAGCAGGGGGCACTGAGTGACCGTTTTCAGAGACTGCTGAAGTTGGCAAAAGAAGAGACTGGCAAGGGCTGCGTGGTCTTGGTAGATGAGTATGACAAGCCGCTCTTAGAGGTGTTGGAGAACGATGCCATGGAAGAGCACAACAAAGCTGTGTTCAAAGGGTTCTTTGGTACGTTGAAAAATAATGACGATTACCTGCGGTTTGTCTTTATCACTGGTGTCACGAAGTTCAGCAAGGTCAGTATTTTCAGCGACCTCAACCAGTTGGAGGATATTTCTCTTGACGAGGCATATAGCGGCATTTGCGGCATGACGGAGGAGGAAATTCGTGCTGCTTTCCAGCCTGAACTTCTGCGGATGGCTGAAAAGAACGGCCTGACTGAAGAGGCGTGCCTGCAAAAGCTGGCTCGTATGTATGATGGTTACCACTTCTATCCGGGCAGCCCTGGAGTTTACAATCCCTTCAGTCTGCTCAATGCCTTGAAGAAGGGCGATTTCGGTGCTTACTGGTTTGGCACGGGGACTCCCACTTTCCTGGTGCGGCGGCTCAAGAATATGCACTTTGATGTGCAGCAATTTGCCAAGCACACTATATATGCAGAGGCTGTTTCTATCACTGATTACCGGGCGGACAATCCCGATATAGTGCCCCTCCTTTACCAGACGGGGTATCTTACCATAGTGGATTATGATCGGGCGGCAGGGCTTTATATTTTGGGCTTTCCAAATAAAGAGGTCGAGTATGGTTTACTGAAGAGCCTCTTTCCTGAATACGTGCCGGATGCCGTTCCCGGCAGCGGCAAGGACATCTACACTTTGCGCCTCAGGCTCCTGGAGGGGGATACGGAGAGCATACGGGATATCCTCACCGCGCTTTTTGCTGGTATACCATATACCACGAACGATGCCCCCTTCGAGCATTACTTCCAATCGGTGCTCTATATTCTCTTTACCTTGCTGGGGCAGTTCGTGCAGTGCGAGGTAAGGAGCAGTAAGGGACGGGCCGATTGTATTTTGGAGACTGAAAAGTTCGTCTATATCTTCGAATTCAAAGTGGACAAATCCGCCGCCGAGGCGCTGCAGCAAATCGAAGAACAAGGCTATGCCCTGCCCTACAAGGCCGACAAGCGGCAAGTGTTTAAGATTGGTGTGGGCTTCGACTCCAAGGAGCGGTGTCTGGCTGAGTGGGAGATAGTCCGATAA
- a CDS encoding response regulator transcription factor yields MAIRVLIADDHTLFRQGIKRVLSFEDDLEIVGEAEDGQETLARTLALQPDVLLLDINMPGTTGLEVTKQLLELGSKTKIIALTIHDSDNYVLEMLKNGALGYLLKDVEPSVLVRAIHVVNEGNAFIYPQLSERLFGDVPEGEDFGTLAKEMWDAGHKERITAREMDVLHCMVKGLSNQDIAKALGISEKTVKNHLSGLFHKLKVKDRTQALIYVLKNKIVSLE; encoded by the coding sequence ATGGCAATAAGAGTATTGATAGCAGATGACCATACCCTGTTCCGCCAGGGCATCAAGCGGGTACTTAGTTTCGAGGACGATCTGGAAATCGTGGGCGAGGCTGAGGATGGCCAGGAGACACTGGCCCGCACCTTGGCCCTGCAGCCAGATGTGCTGCTGCTGGACATCAATATGCCCGGCACCACGGGCCTGGAGGTCACCAAGCAGCTGCTGGAACTGGGCAGCAAGACCAAGATCATCGCCCTGACCATCCACGACAGCGACAACTACGTGCTGGAAATGCTGAAGAACGGCGCCCTTGGCTACCTGCTGAAGGATGTGGAGCCCAGCGTATTGGTGCGGGCCATCCACGTGGTGAACGAAGGCAATGCCTTCATCTACCCCCAGCTTTCCGAGCGTCTGTTTGGGGACGTGCCCGAAGGAGAGGATTTCGGCACGCTGGCCAAGGAGATGTGGGACGCCGGTCACAAGGAACGCATCACTGCCCGCGAGATGGATGTGCTCCACTGCATGGTGAAGGGCCTGTCTAACCAGGACATCGCTAAGGCCCTGGGGATTTCCGAAAAGACGGTGAAAAACCACCTGTCAGGCCTGTTCCACAAGCTGAAGGTCAAGGACAGGACCCAGGCGCTTATCTATGTGCTGAAGAATAAGATCGTGTCCCTGGAGTGA
- a CDS encoding glucose-6-phosphate isomerase: MSLKLKSGFTFDYDNLYGEGKVTEADLKSYEEDLKKAHEAMKVMREKGFIRAHLSKDGEPEKVLFSQLPYIEEGHLNSPSSLKHLQELTDHVKDNVDFVVSLGIGGSFLGDKVIFDVHCGEFWNELPKEERKGFPKIIFSGQNIDPRRTGDIIHYLENSAKVTTSHEKRNLKVLLLVISKSGGTLDTMSNFMVIYDALQKFDNIDVEVVAVTDPNMEKQTLLKKLAIEKGWPQYAVPDGVGGRFSIFCEVGLTLAACVGFDIEKFLEGARDMDKACQNEDLWQNPAMLNAALKFAASEKHGRDIEVMMPYGDYLKSVSEWYIQLLAESLGKQFNKDGKEVCYGRTPLVAVGTTDMHSQTQQHQEGKLNKVVQFIRLENWEKDLTIPDIFPDVKKLSDISGVTMGQALEVARKSNEDALASNKRYNACFTLPTLNAYHLGELLYMLAMSVAYEGELANVDAFDQPGVEAYKRIMGPKLAEVKAANQKG; encoded by the coding sequence ATGAGTTTGAAGCTGAAGTCTGGCTTTACTTTCGACTATGATAACCTGTACGGTGAAGGCAAGGTCACCGAGGCTGATCTGAAGAGCTATGAGGAAGACCTGAAGAAGGCTCATGAGGCCATGAAGGTCATGCGCGAGAAGGGCTTTATCCGCGCTCATCTTTCCAAGGACGGTGAGCCGGAGAAGGTCCTTTTCTCCCAGCTTCCGTACATCGAAGAGGGCCATCTCAACAGCCCCAGCTCCTTGAAGCACCTGCAGGAGCTCACTGACCATGTGAAGGACAATGTGGACTTCGTTGTTTCTCTGGGTATCGGCGGTTCCTTCCTGGGTGACAAGGTTATCTTTGATGTGCACTGCGGCGAGTTCTGGAATGAGCTGCCGAAGGAGGAGCGCAAGGGCTTCCCGAAGATCATTTTCAGCGGTCAGAATATCGACCCCCGCCGCACCGGCGATATCATCCATTATCTGGAGAACAGCGCCAAGGTCACCACTTCCCATGAGAAGCGCAACCTGAAGGTGCTCCTGCTGGTCATCTCCAAGTCCGGCGGCACCTTGGACACTATGTCCAACTTCATGGTCATCTACGATGCCCTGCAGAAGTTCGACAATATCGATGTGGAAGTGGTGGCTGTCACCGACCCCAACATGGAAAAGCAGACCCTGCTGAAGAAGTTGGCCATCGAGAAAGGTTGGCCTCAGTATGCAGTACCCGATGGGGTGGGCGGACGCTTCTCCATCTTCTGCGAGGTGGGCCTCACCCTGGCTGCCTGTGTGGGCTTCGACATCGAGAAGTTCCTGGAAGGCGCCCGTGATATGGACAAGGCCTGCCAGAACGAGGACCTGTGGCAGAACCCGGCTATGCTGAACGCTGCCCTGAAGTTCGCTGCTTCCGAGAAGCACGGCCGTGATATCGAGGTCATGATGCCTTATGGCGATTACCTGAAGTCTGTGTCCGAGTGGTACATCCAGCTGCTGGCTGAGTCCCTGGGCAAGCAGTTCAACAAGGATGGCAAGGAAGTGTGCTACGGCCGTACTCCGCTGGTGGCTGTGGGCACCACGGATATGCATTCTCAGACCCAGCAGCATCAGGAAGGCAAGCTGAACAAGGTGGTGCAGTTCATCCGCCTGGAAAACTGGGAGAAAGACCTGACCATCCCGGATATCTTCCCGGATGTGAAGAAGCTTTCTGATATCTCTGGCGTGACCATGGGCCAGGCTTTGGAAGTGGCCCGCAAGTCCAACGAGGATGCATTGGCTTCCAACAAGCGCTACAACGCTTGCTTCACTCTGCCTACTCTCAATGCCTATCATTTGGGCGAGCTTCTTTACATGCTGGCTATGAGCGTGGCTTACGAGGGCGAGCTTGCCAATGTGGACGCATTCGACCAGCCCGGTGTCGAGGCTTACAAGCGCATCATGGGCCCGAAACTGGCTGAGGTCAAGGCTGCCAACCAGAAGGGCTAA
- a CDS encoding helix-turn-helix transcriptional regulator, with product MGIRRDIFFRQIGAKIAYYRILYGMEQNQLAEKVHISQSTLSRIERGKYGDNISLALLLDIAEGLEIDPSLLTTFSSMEKRMWVYQAYPDGLQ from the coding sequence GTGGGAATTCGTCGGGACATTTTCTTTCGGCAAATTGGAGCAAAAATAGCATATTATCGCATATTGTACGGCATGGAGCAGAACCAGTTGGCAGAGAAGGTGCATATTAGCCAGAGCACCCTGAGCCGAATTGAGCGTGGCAAGTACGGCGACAACATATCCCTAGCGCTGCTTCTGGATATAGCAGAGGGACTGGAGATAGATCCTTCCCTGCTGACGACCTTTTCAAGCATGGAGAAAAGAATGTGGGTGTATCAGGCGTATCCTGATGGTTTGCAGTGA
- a CDS encoding M20 family metallopeptidase, whose translation MRVEIRIFAKDGDVKMTALRNQAMDIISELPEEHIAYVLAILENIQRISRPREIPHASAQFPLHLTKRENYDEIEQALNAISGAVPDTGMSLEEYRAERLAKYETIA comes from the coding sequence TTGAGAGTAGAAATCAGAATTTTTGCAAAGGATGGTGACGTTAAAATGACTGCCCTCAGAAATCAGGCTATGGACATCATCAGTGAACTGCCGGAAGAACATATTGCATATGTTCTTGCCATTCTAGAAAATATACAGAGAATTTCCCGCCCCCGGGAAATCCCTCATGCCTCTGCACAATTCCCCCTCCATTTGACCAAAAGAGAAAACTATGATGAAATAGAGCAGGCGCTCAATGCAATTTCAGGAGCCGTGCCAGACACCGGTATGAGCTTGGAGGAATACAGGGCGGAAAGGCTGGCAAAATATGAGACTATTGCTTGA